In Silene latifolia isolate original U9 population chromosome 3, ASM4854445v1, whole genome shotgun sequence, a single window of DNA contains:
- the LOC141647887 gene encoding uncharacterized protein LOC141647887 has protein sequence MLPFAQNIQNQSSSSSVPPRASAPLHPQVPGTPSNIFPNLVQMQPQMGFINPQLSNPFNNNINNNNNGFNLNMVNGGRPQGFMNMPNFNPLQQNSLLGSLQALQQQCQPQPGFCQQNSGFMGNGQLGNMGQNMIPGNMNPGLGNFGGWQNQGQNMNQLGGVMLNPAQVAALSQLMGCVNQVAQGMVSQNAPFLGNPQLGLVQPSGGLQQQGNFPPQLQNGPAMPFNPAMAQPQHNQTPNLQNQGSYSKNQGMHISNARHNQNSNFVNNPRRDASNLWSPKPKHQQMNKGGKGMESADPKNSANQNKTEKRKPLFLLYTDKEIQKWREERKKNYPTKDIVQKKLSQKQANADAADEEAKLRRQQLKEVLAKQVELGFDVPEIPSHYMLDDENVSHGKGRNKRQVNNGRHQNRFNKRGKFDRNNRFPPKRNTDDNNHLSEDYEHSATKLKEGENKGRKTPIKEPSLMQKLLSADMKRDNNRLLQAFRFMTMNSFFMDKTEEPLSFPTVVVKETGDVNNDESSLKELIGSVEAHGDCQEEGEITD, from the exons ATGCTTCCTTTTGCTCAAAACATTCAAAACCAATCTTCTTCTTCGTCTGTACCTCCTCGTGCTTCTGCACCTCTACATCCTCAG GTTCCTGGAACTCCATCCAATATCTTTCCAAACCTTGTACAAATGCAACCTCAAATGGGTTTTATCAATCCCCAATTATCGAACCCTTTTAATAATAacattaacaataataataacgggTTTAATTTGAATATGGTTAATGGTGGTAGGCCTCAGGGATtcatgaacatgcccaatttcaATCCTTTACAGCAAAACTCCCTTTTGGGATCTTTGCAAGCTTTACAACAGCAGTGTCAGCCTCAACCCGGCTTTTGCCAGCAGAATTCGGGGTTTATGGGTAATGGGCAGTTGGGGAATATGGGTCAGAATATGATCCCGGGAAATATGAATCCGGGTTTGGGGAATTTTGGTGGATGGCAGAATCAAGGGCAGAATATGAACCAACTTGGGGGTGTGATGCTGAATCCTGCTCAAGTTGCTGCGTTGAGTCAGTTAATGGGGTGTGTTAACCAAGTTGCGCAAGGTATGGTCTCGCAAAATGCCCCCTTTCTTGGAAATCCACAGCTTGGTCTTGTCCAACCTAGTGGTGGTCTTCAGCAGCAGGGTAATTTTCCTCCGCAATTGCAGAATGGTCCGGCTATGCCTTTTAATCCTGCCATGGCACAACCACAGCATAATCAGACACCAAACTTGCAG AACCAGGGAAGCTATAGTAAAAATCAAGGAATGCATATTTCAAATGCCAGGCACAATCAAAATAGTAACTTCGTAAATAATCCTAGAAGAGATGCATCCAACTTGTG GTCTCCAAAGCCTAAACATCAACAAATGAACAAGGGAGGAAAAg GAATGGAAAGCGCTGATCCCAAAAATTCTGCAAACCAAAACAAGACTGAAAAAAGAAA GCCGCTCTTTCTGCTCTACACTGATAAAGAAATCCAAAAGTGGCGTGAAGAACGCAAGAAGAATTACCCAACAAAAGACATTGTTCAAAAG AAACTGTCGCAGAAACAAGCAAATGCTGATGCTGCTGATGAAGAGGCCAAATTGCGTCGTCAG CAACTCAAGGAAGTATTGGCAAAGCAAGTTGAGTTGGGTTTTGATGTTCCAGAAATTCCATCACACTACATGTTGGATGATGAAAACGTCTCTCATGGGAAAGGTAGGAATAAGAGGCAAGTTAACAATGGCCGGCATCAAAACAGATTCAATAAAAGGGGAAAGTTCGACAGAAACAACAGGTTTCCTCCAAAAAGGAACACCGACGATAATAATCATTTGTCTGAAGACTACGAGCATTCTGCAACAAAACTAAAAGAGGGGGAAAACAAAGGAAGAAAAACTCCAATTAAGGAGCCAAGTCTTATGCAAAAGCTCTTGAGTGCTGATATGAAGCGAGATAACAATCGTTTACTGCAGGCTTTTCGGTTCATGACCATGAACTCGTTCTTTATGGATAAGACCGAGGAGCCCCTTAGCTTTCCTACGGTGGTTGTAAAAGAAACCGGAGATGTTAACAATGACGAGTCATCTTTGAAAGAACTCATTGGCAGTGTCGAGGCTCATGGTGATTGCCAGGAAGAGGGAGAAATCACTGATTAG
- the LOC141649547 gene encoding uncharacterized protein LOC141649547 — translation MIGGAGSCQTIKVKVDASWKASFKGVIGWVAWNEMRDTCFEESGRIRAESPLQAKALGVRRVLEWARSSGILRLEVSSDCLQLLKQWAGTESAHHQIRGVIANITMMSNFFHYLCFSYISRGLSKRAHDLAYRVMRI, via the coding sequence ATGATAGGCGGGGCTGGTTCATGCCAAACTATAAAGGTTAAGGTTGATGCTAGCTGGAAGGCCTCATTCAAAGGAGTTATCGGTTGGGTGGCTTGGAATGAAATGAGGGATACTTGCTTTGAAGAAAGTGGTAGAATCAGAGCGGAGTCCCCTCTGCAAGCTAAAGCTCTGGGTGTTCGTCGGGTTCTGGAATGGGCACGCAGCAGCGGGATTCTTCGTCTTGAAGTGTCATCTGATTGTCTACAACTGTTGAAGCAGTGGGCCGGAACGGAAAGTGCTCACCACCAGATCAGAGGTGTTATTGCAAATATCACTATGATGTCGAACTTCTTTCATTATTTATGTTTTAGTTACATTTCTAGGGGTCTCAGTAAACGGGCTCATGATCTGGCATATAGGGTCATGAGAATTTAG